The DNA region GCACCTCCACCGGCTGGGCGTGGACCGCGTCCGCCACCGCGCCGACCACCACGATCAGCGGCTCCACCTACACCTGGTCGCTGCCGCTGAGCGCGCTCGGCTCGCCGGCCGCGGCGCGGGTGGAGTTCAACGCCGGCACCGCGTACACGCCGGTGGTCTCCCTGACCGCCGGCGAGGGCGCCCCGCTCGCGGGTGCGCGCTCCGCGTGCGGCGGGGGCTCCCGGCCCGGGACGGCGTGTCCCGGGCCGGGAGCCCCCGCGTCCGTGCCGCCGTCAGCTGCCCAGCTCGGCGCGCAGGCCGGGCTGGAGCAGGTCGGCGTGGGCACGGACCATCTCGTCGCACAGCTCCCAGATCCGCTCCACCGGCAGCGCGGCGGCGGTGGCCGGGTCGGCCATCAGGGCCTGCCGGATGCGCCGCGGGTCGTCCTCGATGGCGGCCCGGACCACCAGGTCGTTCATGCTCAGGTAGTTGCGGTTGAGCGCAGCGCACTGCGGCGGGAGGGCGCCGACCGCGGTCGGCTGCACGCCCGAGGCGTCGACCAGGCACGGCACCTCGACCGTCCCGCCGGCCGGGAGGTTCTCGATCAGGCCGCGGTTGGGCACGTTGCCGTAGATCGTGCGGGGCGTGCCGGTGACGACGCTGTGCACGACCTGCGGCGCGTACTCCATGGTGCCGGCCACCGGCAGCGGGGTCCCGGACGCGAGCGCGTCGCGGGTCTTCTCGTACTGCGCCACGTTGTCGTCGACGATGTCGAGGTACGCGCCGATGGGCAGCCGCAGCCGCTCGACCTCCTCGGCGTGGCCGAGGTACCAGGGCACGTACTCCGAGCTGTGCTCGCTGGTCTCGGTCGGGTAGTGGCCGAGCCTGCGGTACATGTCGACGCGGACCCGGCGGCGCAGCTGGGGGTCCTGCTCGATCAGCGCGTCGAGCCGGGGGTAGAGGCTGCGGCCCTCGTGCTCGAAGCGCAGCACCCACGCCTGGTGGTTGACGCCGGCGGCGAGGTAGTTGACCTCCTCGTAGGGGACGCCCACCAGCTCGCTGAGGTCGCGCATCGTCCAGTACACCGAGTGGCACAGGCCGACCACCCGGGTCAGCCCGGTGGCCTGGGTGAGGTACTGCACGTTCATCGCCATCGGGTTGGTGTAGTTCAGCAGCCAGGCGTCCGAGCACACCTCGGCGATGTCCTCGGCCAGCGACTTCAGCAGCGGGAAGGTGCGCAGCGCGCGGAAGACGCCGCCGACGCCGAGGGTGTCGCCGATGGTCTGCCGGACGCCGTAGCGGGCCGGGATCTCGAAGTCGGTGCGGGTGGCCTCGCGCATCCCGACCTGCACGATGTTGATCACGAAGTCCGCGCCCTCCAGGGCGGCCCTGCGGTCGGCGTGCGCGGTGACGGTGGGGGCGGCCCCCAGGTGGTCGGCGATGTGGCGGGCCGCACCCTCCGCGGTGGCCAGCCGCTCCGCGTCGATGTCGTGCAGGGCGATGTGCACGCCCCGCAGCTCGTCGAAGGCGAACAGGTCGGCCAGCAGCCCCTGCGTGAAGACGACGCTGCCGGCGCCGATGAACGCGATCTTCGTGGTGGTCATGACTGGCTCTTCTCCTGCTTCCGGTGGTTCAGGTGGATCTGGTGGTTCCGGTGGTCGCCGCCCCGGTCGGAAGGGTCGGCGGGACCGGCGCCGGCCGCGTCGCGGTCGCCGCGGCGGGCCGGTGCGGTGCGGGCGGCGGCGACCGCCTCGTCCCAGGTGGGCTGCGCCCCGGTGCCGCCGAACGCCCGGGTGGACAGCGCGCCGCAGGCCGCCGCGAGCGCGAGCGCCTGTTTCATGGGCAGTCCCGCGAGCAGCGCGGCGATCATGCCGGCGTCGAAGCTGTCGCCCGCGCCGACGGTGTCGCGCGGCTCGACCGGGACCGCGGGGGTGCGCGTCGGGGCGCGCCCGTCGTGGGCGAGCGCCCCCTCGGCCCCGTCCTTGACCACCACCAGCGGTCCCCGCGCGGCCAGGTGCTCCGCCGCGGCCTCCAGGTCGTCGAGGCCGGACAGCGCCCGGGCCTCCTGCGCGTTGGGCAGCAGCACGTCGGTGACCGGCAGCACGGCGGCGAGCCCGGCCGGGTCCCAGGCGTCGGCCGGGTCGTCGTTGGTGTCCAGCGAGGTGGTCGCGCCGTGCCGGCGGGCCGCGGCGAACAGCCGCGGCAGCGCGGCGGCGAGGCCCGGCATCAAGAAGTAGGAGGCGGCGTGCACGTGCCGGCACCGGGCGAGCAGGTCCTCGGGCACGTCCTCGCCGGTGGTGGCCGCGAGGGTGCCCGCGGCGGTGAGGATGGCGCGGTCGCCGTCGCGGTTGATGACCGCGGTCAGCGGTGAGGGCAGGTCGGGGTCGGTGCGCAGCGCGCCGGTGTCCACGCCGCGGGACTCCAGTGCGCCGCGGACGTACGCGCCGGTGTCGTCGTCGCCGATCCGCCCGGCGAACGCGACCTTCAGGCCCAGCCGGGCGGCCCCGCACGCCACGATGGCGGCGGACCCGCCGAGGGTGAGCAGGCCGGTCGGCACGAGCTGTTCGCGCTGCCCGAAGGCGAGCGGGCCGGGCAGCGGGCCGAGGACGACGTCGGGATTGGCGTCGCCGACGACCAGCAGGTCGAAGGTGTGCGGCATGGCGTGGTCTTCCGTGTGTGGGCGGCGGGCGATGGCCCGGCGGGCGCGGGGTTCGACGGACGCGGACGGAGCACGGGTGCGCGGGTGCGAGCGCGACGGGGTGCGCGCGACGGGTGCGCGGGGCAGGTCCGGTCAGCCCTTGAGGCCGCTGGAGGTGATCGACTGGATGAAGGACTTCTGGGCGGCGAGGAACGCCAGCAGCACCGGCAGCACGGTGATCACGTTGCCCGCCATCACCGCCGACCACTTGGTGTGGTGCATGCCCTGGAAGGTGGTCAGGCCCAGCTGGAGCGTGTAGTGCGTGTCGTGGTTGATCGCGATCAGCGGCCAGGTCAGGTCGTTCCAGGTGGTCAGGAAGGTCAGCACGGCGACCGTGCTCAGCGCCGGCCGGGACAGCGGCAGCACCACCGACCACAGCACCCGCAGCCGCGAGCAGCCGTCGATCCAGGCGGCCTCCTCCAGCTCCCGGGGCAGCGACAGGAAGAACTGCCGCAGCAGGAACACCGCGAACGGCGTGACCAGCGACGGCACGATCAGCGCGCCGAGGGTGTCGATGAGGCCGAGCTTCTTCATCACCAGGAACGTCGGGATCATCGTCAGCTGGAACGGGATCGCCATCGTGGCGAGCATCGTCACCAGCAGCAGCCGCGATCCGGCGAACCGCATCCGGGCGAAGGCGTAGCCGCCGAGCGCGCCGAAGACGAGGTTGGAGACGACGGTGGCGACCGAGACGATCAGCGAGTTGGCGAACCAGCGCGGGAACATCGCGTTGCCCAGCACGTAGCGGTAGCCGCCGAGGTCGATGTGCGAGGGCCACAGGGCCGGCGGGAAGCGGTTGATCTGCGCGTCGCTCATCACCGAGCTGAGCAGCAGCCACACCAGCGGCAGCGCGAAGAGCAGCGCGAGCGGCGCCAGCGCCAGGTGCCAGGGGCTGAACGGCAGCCGCCGGCGGCGCGGGGCGCCGGCGGGCGTGCCGGTGTCGGGTACGGGCCGCGGGGGCGCCGAGGCTGCGGTCATCGCGCTGCTCCTTCCGGGCCGGCGGGTCCGCGGCGGCGCAGCGCCCGGGTGCCGGCCGCGATCGCGAAGAGGACCACCGCGAGGACGTACGCGGCGGCGGCCCCGTATCCGGCGGTGAAGTTCTGGAACGCCTGCTGCCAGATGAAGTAGACGATCACCGTGGTGGAGCCGAGCGGGCCGCCCTTGGTGGTGACGTAGACCAGGTCGAAGACCTGGAGCGACTCGATCAGCTGCCAGATGACCAGGAAGACGTTGACCGGGGCGAGGGTCGGCAGCACCACGTGGCGCAGCAGGTGGAAGCGGCCGGCGCCGTCGAGCTTGGCGGCCTCGATGAGCGAGGGCGGCACGTCCTGGAGCGCAGCGAGGTAGACCACCAGGCAGAAGCCGGTGCCGCTCCACAGCGAGATCGCCACCAGCACGTACAGCGCCTGGCCGGGGTCGGTGAGGAACCCCTGCGCGGGGATGCCGAGCTTGTGCAGCAGGGAGTTGGCCGCGCCGAACTGCGGGTCGAGGATGAAGGAGAAGAGCACGCCCTGCGCGGTGGCCGAGATCACGAACGGCACGAAGATGAGCGTGCGGTAGAGCCCGACCAGCCGGATCCGCCGGTTCAGCGCGAGGGCCAGCGCCAGGCCGAGGATCATGCTCAGCGGCACGTACATGGCGGTGTACTTCAGGGTGTTGCCGACCGCCTGGCTGAAGTGCGGGTCCTTGCGCAGCGCGCGGTAGTTGTCCAGCCCGACCCAGCGGCTGGGGGTGACCAGGTCGTCGGCCTGGAAGGACAGCAGCAGCGACCACACGACGGGCAGGATCGACAGACCGATGATCACCGCGACCGAGGGGGCGACGAAGGCCCAGGCGGTGGCGGACTCCGAGCGGCGCCGGCGGCGCAAGGTGCGGCGCGGGTCGCCGGTCCTCGCCGGTCCGGGGCCGGGGCCGTCGTCGCCGTTCGCGGCGGCGGCCCGGTCCTCGCGCTGGTGCGGGAGGGTGAGCGGGGTGGGTAGGCGCGGCATGGGTCCTCCTCAGCGCGGGATGAGCAGTGCGGCGTCGGCCTGGCGGGCGCAGTCGTGCAGGGCCTGCGCGGGGGTGCGGCGGCCGAGCAGCACGCCGGTGACGGCCTGGCCGAGCGCTTCGGAGATCTGCGGGTAGGCGGCGTGGTTGGGGCGGACCCGTGCGGTGTCCAGCGCGGTGGTGAACACCGAGAGCCCGGGGGTCTGTTCGCTCTTGCGGGTCCACTGCGGCAGTGCCTGGGTGGCCTTGCTCAGCGGCAGGCTGCCGGCCTGCACGTCCCAGCGGACGTCCTGGGCGGGCTGCATCAGCCAGGTCAGGAAGGTCCGGGTGGCGGCGACGCGGGCCTCGCCGTTGTCGAACGCGGTCCAGGTGTCGGGGCCGGAGATGGTGATCGGCCGGCCGCTGTAGCTG from Actinacidiphila sp. DG2A-62 includes:
- a CDS encoding alpha-glucosidase/alpha-galactosidase produces the protein MTTTKIAFIGAGSVVFTQGLLADLFAFDELRGVHIALHDIDAERLATAEGAARHIADHLGAAPTVTAHADRRAALEGADFVINIVQVGMREATRTDFEIPARYGVRQTIGDTLGVGGVFRALRTFPLLKSLAEDIAEVCSDAWLLNYTNPMAMNVQYLTQATGLTRVVGLCHSVYWTMRDLSELVGVPYEEVNYLAAGVNHQAWVLRFEHEGRSLYPRLDALIEQDPQLRRRVRVDMYRRLGHYPTETSEHSSEYVPWYLGHAEEVERLRLPIGAYLDIVDDNVAQYEKTRDALASGTPLPVAGTMEYAPQVVHSVVTGTPRTIYGNVPNRGLIENLPAGGTVEVPCLVDASGVQPTAVGALPPQCAALNRNYLSMNDLVVRAAIEDDPRRIRQALMADPATAAALPVERIWELCDEMVRAHADLLQPGLRAELGS
- a CDS encoding carbohydrate kinase family protein, translated to MPHTFDLLVVGDANPDVVLGPLPGPLAFGQREQLVPTGLLTLGGSAAIVACGAARLGLKVAFAGRIGDDDTGAYVRGALESRGVDTGALRTDPDLPSPLTAVINRDGDRAILTAAGTLAATTGEDVPEDLLARCRHVHAASYFLMPGLAAALPRLFAAARRHGATTSLDTNDDPADAWDPAGLAAVLPVTDVLLPNAQEARALSGLDDLEAAAEHLAARGPLVVVKDGAEGALAHDGRAPTRTPAVPVEPRDTVGAGDSFDAGMIAALLAGLPMKQALALAAACGALSTRAFGGTGAQPTWDEAVAAARTAPARRGDRDAAGAGPADPSDRGGDHRNHQIHLNHRKQEKSQS
- a CDS encoding carbohydrate ABC transporter permease, whose translation is MTAASAPPRPVPDTGTPAGAPRRRRLPFSPWHLALAPLALLFALPLVWLLLSSVMSDAQINRFPPALWPSHIDLGGYRYVLGNAMFPRWFANSLIVSVATVVSNLVFGALGGYAFARMRFAGSRLLLVTMLATMAIPFQLTMIPTFLVMKKLGLIDTLGALIVPSLVTPFAVFLLRQFFLSLPRELEEAAWIDGCSRLRVLWSVVLPLSRPALSTVAVLTFLTTWNDLTWPLIAINHDTHYTLQLGLTTFQGMHHTKWSAVMAGNVITVLPVLLAFLAAQKSFIQSITSSGLKG
- a CDS encoding carbohydrate ABC transporter permease codes for the protein MPRLPTPLTLPHQREDRAAAANGDDGPGPGPARTGDPRRTLRRRRRSESATAWAFVAPSVAVIIGLSILPVVWSLLLSFQADDLVTPSRWVGLDNYRALRKDPHFSQAVGNTLKYTAMYVPLSMILGLALALALNRRIRLVGLYRTLIFVPFVISATAQGVLFSFILDPQFGAANSLLHKLGIPAQGFLTDPGQALYVLVAISLWSGTGFCLVVYLAALQDVPPSLIEAAKLDGAGRFHLLRHVVLPTLAPVNVFLVIWQLIESLQVFDLVYVTTKGGPLGSTTVIVYFIWQQAFQNFTAGYGAAAAYVLAVVLFAIAAGTRALRRRGPAGPEGAAR